In a single window of the Pseudomonadota bacterium genome:
- a CDS encoding TPM domain-containing protein, which produces MTYNRRTHAFLISPAVFIIISLFLALSPSLPALRCAHALDVPPLKGYVNDYANIISPSARAKIEAELKAFEQSDSTQVVILTIPSLKGEALEDFSIKIAETWKIGQKGKDNGIILLVANQERKIRIEVGRGLEGKLTDLTAGRIIDLVIKPRFKRGDFDGGFVAGISSLIDATRGEFKIEDKPGPARGRGHVPIPTLLIFGGIALFMLGSFSRVLGGMAGAVGLPLIAYLAIAPFGLITLIFFAVLGLIMGILLPLFGGHGGGLFWGGGGSWGSGGDGGDSDFGGGFGGGGGDFGGGGASGDW; this is translated from the coding sequence ATGACATATAACAGAAGAACTCACGCCTTTCTTATATCACCTGCAGTATTTATCATTATAAGCTTGTTTTTAGCTCTTAGCCCTTCGCTCCCAGCTCTTCGCTGCGCTCATGCGCTGGATGTTCCTCCGCTTAAGGGTTATGTCAATGACTATGCAAACATAATATCGCCTTCTGCACGGGCGAAGATTGAGGCAGAACTCAAGGCCTTTGAGCAGTCTGATTCAACCCAGGTTGTTATTCTTACCATTCCATCCCTTAAGGGGGAAGCGTTAGAGGATTTTTCTATAAAGATCGCTGAAACGTGGAAGATAGGGCAGAAAGGTAAGGATAACGGCATAATCCTTCTTGTTGCCAATCAGGAGAGGAAGATAAGGATAGAAGTGGGACGGGGATTGGAAGGAAAACTCACCGATTTAACGGCAGGGAGAATAATAGACCTTGTGATAAAACCGAGATTCAAGAGGGGCGATTTTGATGGAGGTTTTGTTGCTGGTATTTCTTCTTTGATCGATGCAACACGAGGGGAGTTTAAGATTGAGGATAAACCTGGTCCAGCAAGGGGGCGGGGGCATGTGCCTATCCCCACACTCTTGATTTTTGGCGGGATTGCCCTATTTATGCTCGGGAGCTTCTCCCGTGTCCTGGGAGGCATGGCTGGTGCTGTCGGATTACCACTCATTGCATATCTGGCGATTGCCCCCTTTGGACTGATTACGCTGATTTTTTTTGCTGTTTTAGGTTTGATAATGGGAATTCTTTTGCCTCTGTTTGGCGGGCATGGCGGCGGGCTATTCTGGGGAGGAGGAGGTTCATGGGGCTCAGGCGGTGACGGCGGCGATAGTGACTTCGGAGGTGGTTTTGGTGGTGGCGGAGGTGACTTTGGAGGCGGTGGGGCCTCGGGAGACTGGTG